Part of the Passer domesticus isolate bPasDom1 chromosome 8, bPasDom1.hap1, whole genome shotgun sequence genome is shown below.
tttgctctgcagctcctcataCTAAATTATTTACCTTTCCAGGAGATCGCCTTGGAAATATTCTTCAAAAATGGTTACTCCACATTTCTTGTCTTCCATGACAGTGACCGAAATAAGATATTTAAAAGGTAATGACTAGCTCACAGTAACATGGGATGTTCCTGGTGATGCTTGGTATACTACTCTTTTTTAACCTGGTGTCAGGTGTCTgtgttgtgctgctgcaggatctttgtttccatttttccctTGAGTTTTAATGAGTTACACTTTAGCTGtgaaattttccttttgctggCCTGTGGACTCTTTGGAGCACTACATAGCCATTGACTTATCAAAGGATGTAATGTTCAGGACTTTTCTAGCAGCCAGTGGTGTTGTGTGTCCCTTCATCCTAGGAAATTTTAACTGTAGctgttttccttcctcccactgagaTGAGAACCACCTCCACCTCACCTCACAGTACTGGATGAAAGAAGGtttcttcctgctttctttCAACTCTCATAGTATCACTAGATTCTTTAGGAATAACATATTTTTGTCTCTCTGACTTCATCTTTGTAGACTTAATTTTTAACaatggcatttttttaaaaaaatctccttaTGTGCTTGTCTTGTTAAATGGAACTTGAATGTAAGACTATGAAGTGATTAATTTGCACTTTGTTTTCTTGCATGTTATTGCCTACTGCAGTTCTGGCCATTAGATCAGGATTGCATTCACTGGCCTCTACACAGGAAAATCCACTTCAGTACTGGTGCTTCCTGTACTAAATTCTGCAGCCCAAACTGAGCATTGGTACTGTTAATTTCTAAAGAAGCAtaggaattccttctgctcctgaaATCTCTGAACAACCCCTATTGCAGTATTGCATTAAAAAGTCAGGGCAGATTTATctgttcttcctttccaaaCAGGCTGCATAGTAAGGCTACTTAAAATCACCAAGATCtgtcccagagccagcccttAACTTTGCTGTCTTTGAATTCTGACAAATATTTCTTGGGGGAATCTTTCAAAGGCTGTTCAAGACAAGGTTTTGATCCTCAGCTGAAGATCACCAACACTGCATATTTCAAGGGTATAGTTTCTCTGACATCATAAACCCACAGCAAATGTAAATATGAATGGCTGAGATGAGGGTTGGTGTCTTTCTGCCATTTTTGCTAAATAAATGTCTGAGTGGGTTCTTTTATCTAGCCCACAGCAACTCCTTAATATTAGATGCATGCTTTTGCCTGTTGTCTTATAGCTTTGTCCTAGGTTAGAGTCTCAGGGCAATGCTGTGGCTTCCTGAAGAAAGCTGGGAGGGCAAAGCAGTTCTATAGATATTTAATGTCCTAATAACCATTTGCATAACTGTAATGTGACCTTTCATATCTCCTATAGATTCTGTTCTTTCCAACCTGCTTTGAAGTCGAAGGGGATAACGGAAGAGTCCCTAAATATAAGGTAAAACATAGGAAACATTGGATAATTGTAATAAGTGCAATTATGTGAAAAAGATGCATCTTTAAAAAGTATATAGAAACACACCTATTTGTATCCTTCCTTTTAAAGATTCAAAGGTGTTACTAGGACTTCAAAAAGCATTCTAGCATGCTTCATCACAGTATGAAGATGAGTGTCAAAAAGCTGACTGTGCATAGATGATTAATAATTATTATCTCCTTCATGTCACTTTATTGATAAACATTGCACAAAGGGTTACTGTGGGAAGAGACAGTGAGGTGAGGACGGAGTTAATCCATAATGCTTTTGCATAATGACCTCTTCATTGTGTGCTCAGGGCCGACAGTGATGTACATATGGATGTTTTGGCACATTGTATTAGCTGCACAATGGAGATTCTAACTTGTCCCTCAGATTTACTGCTGCAGGGAAAAAGTTTTCTCCTAGTGGGAGGTGTTTGAGAGAATGTTTCATGCATTCCACGAGTTAGAGTAACTTTTCACAATTTAGGTATCTGGGGAGCACAGCCCTAAGTGCCTAATTGGTGTCCTCTGAAATGATTGCTGAGGCTGGAATTGTGTTGAGACCTGAGGTGCACATTGCCCCTAAGTTCTTACAGCTTGTGTCAGCTATAcccattttaattttcagtctACCTGTTGCAGACCATTGCCTATCTTGTAAGTGAGAACTTTCAGCACTGAGCTCCAGTCATCAACTGGCTAAAACTATCAGTGCAATGTGGAACCAGCTCCAGCTAGAGCCTGACCTCACCCAGAGGAGGTGGCTGGCTGTGGAGAGTGACACCTGTCCTGTGTAAACAGCAACTCGCTCTAGGATTTCCTTTCCCCCTGCTTGCTGGGAGCTCAAGAGGTGTGAATGTCATGAAAGAAGATGCATTAGAGCTTCAAGAAATTTGGGCATTAACTGGGCTGGTGGTTATTGGAAGAAACACTTGACTCATGGTTAATCTCAGAATCTGAGACAGGCTGCATGCCTGTCTAAAGGAGCCTGTCCTGAATTCCAGTAAGGCTCTGccttcagttttttttttttccgctGGCTGAGAGAAGCCTGTACAAAACTTATTCACTCTGAGAATGTAAAGGGCCTTTGGCATCGCTTTGGTTGGACCATGTCAGAGCatgaactgaaataaaataaatgtaacaTTTATTATAATCACTGCCTAACTAGTGAAACCAGAAAAGTTGTGTTAAAGTGGAAAGTTAGAGAAAATTACCTCAGTAGGTGTGCTTCCCTTTACCAATGAGAACTAATGGACTGAGGACTTGATGAGTTTACTCTTACCTTGTTTGAATTGTGGAGCTGTTTCAGAGTtagaaaatttcaaaagcagcaTGTGGGGCTTCTTCCCCATAAGGGGACAATGGCAAATTTCCACATCTTTCCACATTTTCATGCCATACCTGAGACAAGGAGGCAGGCCAAATTAAATTTTTTGCCCAGACACGTTACTAATAATTGCACAGTTGAAGCATGGAAAGAAGGAATTACTAGTTTGATGAATCATATGACATTGAGGTAATAGAATTTCTGGGAAATCCCTTATCAGTTTTTCCACCTAGTCCATAGGAAATACACAGGAGTTCCCAGGCTCTACTGtagtcatttaaaaaataaagtgctCCTGGCACTTTATTCTTCATTCATATATACTTAAATGTTTGCTGTCACCATAGGTTATTAtggccactgccagcccttctCATGCCATGCCTGAGTGCTTTTATAATCTGCTCATTGCTTGTCCCTGTATATTGCTGTTTGCAGGATGTCAGCGCTCTCTGCCCTATGGATGTGATTTCAGCAAGGGAATGTGTGTGCTCAGGTGCACACGTCCATAGGTACATGTCAACAGAAAGTTAAAAGTGCTGTGGGGATACCAGACCTGACTTTGTCAATGCAGAAGCTGACTCTTAGATCATGGAGGACAGTGACTCTCTCTTAATCACTTTACTCACTGCTTAAATGATAAGCCTGGTACCCTTaaaatgacaaatatttttcctacCCCTTCTACATCCTCCTTGGAGAGAGATTCAGAGGCCAGCAAAACACTATGAGTAAAGGCAGTCACGCTGTTTGTGTTGGACAATTTGGTACAACTTGTTGCACCTGGGTATAGCACTCAAAATCCCAAAGAACTTGCAGAATATGGTCCCTTGATGGCAACAAGGATCACTGGTTGTCTATCTCTAAGCATTGTGTTTGTAGTGCTTAGTTACTCCTGAGCATAACACTTGTGTTTGCTACCTCTGCTGAACTGGAACAGGCTCGCAGTTTCGACACTGACTGTGCCTGTTTGAGACTCTGAGAGCTTGGTggcagccaccagcagcagaaGGTTCCCAGGTCTTTTCTTCCAAATGGTATTTACTGAGACTAGTTAAACTGTGTCTCTCCTTATGAAAATGAGCAGAAATAATATTTGGGGGTAAGTGGTGGGAATGGATTTACTGGAAAAATGTATTGTTTAAAAGATCCTTTCACTGGACACTGCACAGACAAAAGACCGCAAAAAGCCCAAACATGGAGAACACGTTGTAAGGACAGGCCCAGATGTAAATAGCCCTTTCCAAATACACATCTGGTTTAGTTGCTCTAGTTTTCATTCTAGAGACCACAGACATCTGCTTCTAAAAGGAAGCTGATCTTTAAAGAAGCAGAACTGCAGGAAAACGGAGGAGGAGGGAAGTCAGTTTTTTATTTGCTTGGGCTGGACTTCATGCAACATGGTCTATAGAGTGCCTTGGTATATTTCAAGGATTGTCATCTTTCATTCTCCATTCTTCTTGGTTATCTATTGCAGTGGAATTGGGTGTAGTGAGTGAAGGGAAACTTGGCTTATCTGAGGGGCCGGGTGTCATGTCCTCTAACTTGTGCAGTTCGTCCCTCTCACCCTGACATGTCTGCACGCAGGAATTGCACAGGTCTTTCTTTTCTACTAAGTAAAGCGATTCTATGCGTTTAATGGTGTCAATTGGCTCATCTTCCTTTGCAAATTCTGGTAAAGGGTTTCTTTTTACATTCAGCCTCTCAAGCTTGGGGAGCTTTTTCACACTCTTTGGGATGATGGTCAAAGAGTTGTCAAAGAGACCTAGCTCAATAAGCTCCTTCAGGGAGCCAAGAGTGGTGGGAATAGTCTCAAGACAGTTTAAGCCAAGGTTGAGAGTACGCAGGTTCTTGAGAAGGGTCAACTCTTCTGGCAGACCTTTTGTGGTCAACTTGTTGTTGCATAAATTCAGGTAAGTAAGGTTGCGAAGCGTGCCTATTGCTGCGGGCAGCTCATCAATCTGATTACTGTGCAGGTCCAGCCACATCAGATTCTGGAACTTCTCAATGATGTTTGGAATCTTTCTTAACATGTTTCTGCTCAAATCAATTTCCTCTACATCAGCCAGCTCCAGAAGGCACTTGGGGAAGACGGCAATGCCCATTTTGCTTAACTCAAGACGGCGCCTTCCATTAAAAAGTACCCGGACTGAATTTTTGGCCACTTTCAAGGTGATCCTTTTCCCTTGTGGACCTTTTGCCTTGGGCATCTCTCTGCTGAGAGACAGACACACCAGACCCTGTGGATAAAATGTGAGAACTCCAGTAAAGTCTTTGAAAGCCATAGCTGTTAATCACACAGATATATGTTAATATTACTGCTAGACTTTTCTGAAGCTGGTTTTCTTTGAGGTTAGAACTTTTCAACTGAAAATCTGCAACTCTGAAAATTCTTCCTCAAAGTATTTCCAGTATGTGAAATTCTAATAATTTACAATATTATTTCATGGCAATGTAACATCTATGTTACATTACAGGGTGAAATTACAAGTGGGACACATTTGCTCTCTTTCATTCCTAAATACTGATTTGAGCTTAGGATATAATGAAACTGAATGAAATATGTTATTATCCATCAGCTGGTTGAGGACTGGAGAAAAATATATTGTGGGTCTCAACACAGTCCTTAGAGACTGCATTAAAAGAAGCTATTCAAATTTGTCTCATTCTACCAGATCAACAGTTGCCATCATTACAGGTCTGGCATTTGCTAACAGGTTGGCTAAATTTCTTGTGTAATGGACTTGAGATCTGGGCTCTGGATGttattgaaaaattaaaagtttaaaggaaattattaagaattttattttgaCCAGGATTCAGGAACATGGTGAACTCCCACACTTGCCAGAATGATTGGCAATTCATACATCACCTACAGGGCAAACTGCAACAGGGACTGATGTCAGTGCTGCTTAATGCCATGTTAAACCAGGCCTTGCTAAGTGTCCTCCTCTGGATACTCTAACCTTGTTATTTTGTTCATGCTGTGGGATAAAGTGTCTCCCACTGCAAAGGTGCCCTGCCCTCAGAAAAATGCATATAAGTGTAGTAGACTTTTGACTCATACTGATGCTGAGCATGTGTTACATGCTTCCTGGAATAAGAGTATAGCCCACTTACTCTCAGGTTTGGTGAACTCTTTCTCATCAAAGGTCATCAAATACAGCTGTTAATTATGGCTAGTGGCAAAGGAAATAGGCTGATTCCCTGGAAATGGATGACAATGTCCACCCAGTA
Proteins encoded:
- the LRRC18 gene encoding leucine-rich repeat-containing protein 18 produces the protein MPKAKGPQGKRITLKVAKNSVRVLFNGRRRLELSKMGIAVFPKCLLELADVEEIDLSRNMLRKIPNIIEKFQNLMWLDLHSNQIDELPAAIGTLRNLTYLNLCNNKLTTKGLPEELTLLKNLRTLNLGLNCLETIPTTLGSLKELIELGLFDNSLTIIPKSVKKLPKLERLNVKRNPLPEFAKEDEPIDTIKRIESLYLVEKKDLCNSCVQTCQGERDELHKLEDMTPGPSDKPSFPSLTTPNSTAIDNQEEWRMKDDNP